The following coding sequences lie in one Nocardioides sambongensis genomic window:
- a CDS encoding endonuclease/exonuclease/phosphatase family protein: MHRTRRTPALLAALAATTGLALAATAAPGTAAPDRAPDRHGGAHGGTHDGKHHGKHDHGHPGHHGHHGHGPQEVRFSTFNASLNRGTAGQLAADLATPDNTQAANVAETIQRVRPDVLLVNEFDHDPAAVDLFRENYLEVGHHGARPIRYPYAYIAPSNTGVPSGHDLDNDGQIGGGNDAYGFGLFEGQYGMLVLSRYPIDTGAVRTFQTFRWADMPGALLPDDPATDAPADWYSEDELADVRLSSKSHWDVPLRIGRKTVHFLVSHPTPPTFDGPEDRNGLRNHDEIRFWADYVSGGRTASYIYDDEGRYGGLRPGSRFVIAGDQNADPLDGDSVDAAIDQLLDHRRITDPAPRSAGGAEAADQGGANDAHRGDPALDTADFADSAPGNLRVDYVLPSRGTKVTGSGIFWPTDDDPLYYLTGDYDTTQWPGTGVPTSDHRQVWVDLRY, encoded by the coding sequence ATGCACCGCACCCGACGTACCCCCGCCCTGCTGGCGGCGCTGGCCGCCACCACCGGCCTGGCCCTGGCCGCCACGGCCGCACCGGGCACCGCCGCCCCGGACCGCGCGCCCGACCGGCACGGGGGTGCGCACGGGGGGACTCACGATGGCAAGCACCACGGCAAGCACGACCACGGGCACCCCGGACATCACGGGCATCACGGACACGGCCCGCAGGAGGTGCGCTTCTCCACCTTCAACGCCTCTCTCAATCGCGGCACCGCCGGGCAGCTCGCCGCCGACCTCGCCACCCCGGACAACACCCAGGCGGCGAACGTCGCGGAGACGATCCAGCGGGTGCGGCCCGACGTGCTGCTGGTCAACGAGTTCGACCACGACCCGGCCGCGGTCGACCTCTTCCGGGAGAACTACCTGGAGGTCGGGCACCACGGCGCACGACCGATCCGCTACCCCTACGCCTACATCGCTCCGTCCAACACCGGCGTGCCCAGCGGCCACGACCTCGACAACGACGGTCAGATCGGCGGGGGCAACGACGCCTACGGGTTCGGCCTGTTCGAGGGCCAGTACGGAATGCTGGTCCTCTCCAGGTATCCGATCGACACCGGCGCGGTGCGGACCTTCCAGACGTTCCGCTGGGCCGACATGCCCGGCGCCCTGCTGCCCGACGACCCCGCCACCGACGCGCCCGCGGACTGGTACTCCGAGGACGAGCTCGCGGACGTGCGCCTCTCCTCCAAGTCGCACTGGGACGTCCCGCTGCGGATCGGCCGCAAGACCGTCCACTTCCTGGTCTCCCACCCGACCCCGCCGACCTTCGACGGACCCGAGGACCGCAACGGCCTGCGCAACCACGACGAGATCCGGTTCTGGGCCGACTACGTCTCCGGGGGCCGCACGGCGTCCTACATCTACGACGACGAGGGCCGGTACGGCGGCCTGCGGCCGGGCAGCCGCTTCGTCATCGCCGGCGACCAGAACGCCGACCCGCTGGACGGCGACTCCGTCGACGCGGCCATCGACCAGCTGCTCGACCACCGTCGGATCACCGACCCGGCCCCGCGGTCGGCCGGAGGCGCGGAGGCCGCCGACCAGGGCGGCGCCAACGACGCGCACCGGGGCGACCCCGCGCTGGACACCGCCGACTTCGCCGACAGCGCGCCGGGCAACCTGCGCGTGGACTACGTGCTGCCCTCGCGCGGCACGAAGGTCACCGGGTCGGGGATCTTCTGGCCCACCGACGACGACCCGCTCTACTACCTGACCGGCGACTACGACACCACGCAGTGGCCGGGCACCGGGGTGCCGACCTCCGACCACCGGCAGGTCTGGGTCGACCTGCGCTACTGA
- a CDS encoding DEAD/DEAH box helicase has product MTSPDSPADAAAEPTAEPTAADAAETTEQEQPAPGFADLGLGKKVLKALADVGYETPSAIQAETIPHLLEGRDVMGLAQTGTGKTAAFALPILDRLDISQKTPQALVLAPTRELALQVCEAFESYAAHTKGIHVLPVYGGQGYGVQLSALRRGVHVVVGTPGRIMDHLEKGTLDLTELRFLVLDEADEMLNMGFAEDVETILADTPSDKQVALFSATMPKQIRALSSTYLNDPVEVAIERKTRTAENIRQRYLIVSYPQKVDALTRILEVENFEAMIVFVRTKNETETLAEKLRARGVSAAAINGDIAQQNRERTVNQLKSGKLDILVATDVAARGLDVERISHVVNYDIPTDTEAYVHRIGRTGRAGRSGDAISFITPRERYLLKHIERATRSTLEQMQLPSIEAVNETRLARFDDQITAALESPQITFFRDVVSHYIKEHDVPEVDVAAALAIVMQGDTPLLLEPQPEPERRPRRDRDDRGPRDDRGPRGDRDRGERRSGRGGQPLTSYKIQVGKRHRVEPRQIVGAIANEGGLDRRDFGRITIRGDYSVVELPAKLPDGAWEKLKQTRISGKLIELSKDYGPPKKSFDRDRQHDHRKRD; this is encoded by the coding sequence GTGACTTCCCCCGATTCTCCGGCCGACGCCGCCGCTGAGCCGACCGCTGAGCCGACCGCAGCGGACGCCGCCGAGACCACCGAGCAGGAGCAGCCCGCACCCGGCTTCGCCGACCTCGGGCTCGGCAAGAAGGTGCTCAAGGCACTGGCCGACGTCGGCTACGAGACGCCTTCGGCGATCCAGGCCGAGACCATCCCGCACCTGCTCGAGGGCCGCGACGTGATGGGCCTCGCGCAGACCGGCACCGGCAAGACGGCGGCGTTCGCGCTGCCGATCCTGGACCGGCTGGACATCTCCCAGAAGACCCCGCAGGCGCTCGTCCTCGCCCCCACCCGTGAGCTCGCGCTCCAGGTCTGCGAGGCGTTCGAGTCCTACGCCGCCCACACCAAGGGCATCCACGTGCTCCCCGTCTACGGCGGTCAGGGGTACGGCGTCCAGCTGTCGGCCCTGCGTCGCGGCGTGCATGTCGTCGTCGGCACCCCGGGCCGGATCATGGACCACCTCGAGAAGGGCACCCTCGACCTCACCGAGCTGCGCTTCCTGGTGCTCGACGAGGCCGACGAGATGCTCAACATGGGCTTCGCCGAGGACGTCGAGACGATCCTCGCCGACACCCCGAGCGACAAGCAGGTGGCGCTCTTCTCCGCCACCATGCCCAAGCAGATCCGGGCGCTCTCCTCGACCTACCTCAACGACCCCGTCGAGGTGGCCATCGAGCGGAAGACCCGCACCGCGGAGAACATCCGCCAGCGCTACCTGATCGTCAGCTATCCGCAGAAGGTGGACGCGCTGACCCGGATCCTCGAGGTCGAGAACTTCGAGGCGATGATCGTCTTCGTCCGGACCAAGAACGAGACCGAGACCCTCGCGGAGAAGCTGCGCGCCCGCGGCGTCAGCGCCGCCGCCATCAACGGCGACATCGCCCAGCAGAACCGCGAGCGGACCGTCAACCAGCTCAAGTCCGGCAAGCTCGACATCCTGGTCGCCACCGACGTCGCGGCCCGCGGTCTCGACGTCGAGCGGATCAGCCACGTCGTCAACTACGACATCCCCACCGACACCGAGGCCTACGTGCACCGGATCGGCCGCACCGGCCGCGCCGGGCGCAGCGGCGACGCGATCTCGTTCATCACCCCGCGTGAGCGCTACCTCCTCAAGCACATCGAGCGGGCCACCCGCTCCACCCTGGAGCAGATGCAGCTGCCCAGCATCGAGGCGGTCAACGAGACCCGCCTGGCCCGCTTCGACGACCAGATCACCGCCGCGCTCGAGTCGCCGCAGATCACCTTCTTCCGCGACGTGGTCAGCCACTACATCAAGGAGCACGACGTCCCCGAGGTCGACGTCGCCGCCGCCCTGGCGATCGTGATGCAGGGCGACACCCCGCTGCTGCTCGAGCCGCAGCCCGAGCCGGAGCGTCGTCCGCGTCGCGACCGCGACGACCGCGGGCCGCGCGATGACCGCGGACCCCGCGGCGACCGGGATCGTGGCGAGCGTCGGTCGGGTCGCGGAGGACAGCCGCTGACGTCGTACAAGATCCAGGTGGGGAAGCGACACCGGGTCGAGCCCCGCCAGATCGTCGGCGCCATCGCCAACGAGGGGGGACTGGACCGGCGCGACTTCGGCCGGATCACCATCCGCGGCGACTACTCGGTCGTCGAGCTGCCGGCGAAGCTGCCGGACGGCGCGTGGGAGAAGCTCAAGCAGACGCGGATCAGCGGCAAACTGATCGAGCTGTCCAAGGACTACGGCCCCCCGAAGAAGAGCTTCGACCGGGACCGTCAGCACGATCACCGGAAGCGCGACTGA
- the glmS gene encoding glutamine--fructose-6-phosphate transaminase (isomerizing), protein MCGIVGYIGTQQAAPLLLEGLTRLEHRGYDSAGVAVVGGTGLRVAKKAGRVRDLGESLPKRFAGKAGIGHTRWATHGPANDVNAHPHTDTDGRVAVVHNGIIDNAAALRAELVDGGIELTSDTDTEVLAHLVAASTAETLEEKVAEALGRVEGTYGVAFVHADFPDRMVVARNGSPLIIGVGEKEMHVASDLAALVRYTTTVAHLDDGEMATVTAAGFTTYRLSPNGPAAVDRRAAAVDIDPSDYDTGDTTSFMHKEMREQPAVAERVLRGRLDERFGTSHLGGLELDARELRAIRRIKILGCGSAYYVGQMGAALVEELARIPAEAEAASEFRYRNPIIEPDTLYVAVSQSGETIDTLLAIQEIKRKGGRVIGVVNVVGSAIAREVDGGIYLHAGPEVAVASTKALTNMFLAFALLALQLGRVRDLSLAEGKQLIAALSELPDQIQQIVEREDELAPIAERLAEAASLFFIGRVRGYPVAREGAQKFKEISYRHAEAYQTSELKHGPLALISTEVPTVAIVPDDELVERNVAALHEIAARGGPLVVVTHEGVDLGGVAKGDCFRIDVPRSVRVLDPILLTVPLQVLAYRAALHLGLDIDKPRNLAKSVTVE, encoded by the coding sequence ATGTGCGGCATCGTCGGCTACATCGGCACCCAGCAGGCAGCACCGCTGCTGCTCGAGGGACTCACCCGGCTCGAGCACCGCGGCTACGACTCCGCAGGCGTGGCGGTGGTCGGCGGCACCGGCCTCCGGGTCGCCAAGAAGGCCGGGCGGGTCCGTGACCTCGGCGAGAGCCTGCCGAAGCGCTTCGCCGGGAAGGCCGGCATCGGGCACACCCGGTGGGCCACGCACGGCCCCGCCAACGACGTGAACGCCCACCCGCACACCGACACCGACGGCCGGGTCGCCGTGGTGCACAACGGGATCATCGACAACGCCGCCGCGCTGCGTGCCGAGCTGGTCGACGGTGGCATCGAGCTGACCTCGGACACCGACACCGAGGTGCTGGCCCACCTGGTCGCCGCATCCACCGCGGAGACCCTGGAGGAGAAGGTCGCCGAGGCGCTGGGACGGGTGGAGGGCACCTACGGCGTCGCCTTCGTGCACGCCGACTTCCCCGACCGGATGGTGGTCGCCCGCAACGGCTCGCCGCTGATCATCGGTGTCGGCGAGAAGGAGATGCACGTCGCCTCCGACCTCGCCGCCCTGGTCCGCTACACCACCACCGTCGCGCACCTCGACGACGGCGAGATGGCGACCGTCACCGCCGCCGGCTTCACCACCTACCGGCTCAGCCCGAACGGTCCGGCCGCCGTGGACCGCCGGGCTGCCGCGGTCGACATCGACCCGAGCGACTACGACACCGGGGACACCACCTCCTTCATGCACAAGGAGATGCGGGAGCAGCCCGCCGTGGCCGAGCGGGTGCTGCGCGGTCGCCTGGACGAGCGCTTCGGCACCAGTCACCTCGGTGGCCTCGAGCTCGACGCCCGCGAGCTGCGGGCGATCCGGCGGATCAAGATCCTGGGCTGCGGGTCGGCGTACTACGTCGGCCAGATGGGGGCGGCGCTGGTCGAGGAGCTGGCGCGGATCCCCGCCGAGGCGGAGGCCGCCTCCGAGTTCCGCTACCGCAACCCGATCATCGAGCCCGACACGCTCTACGTCGCGGTCAGCCAGTCCGGCGAGACCATCGACACCCTGCTCGCGATCCAGGAGATCAAGCGCAAGGGCGGCCGGGTGATCGGGGTGGTCAACGTGGTCGGCTCCGCGATCGCTCGCGAGGTCGACGGAGGCATCTATCTGCACGCCGGCCCCGAGGTCGCGGTCGCCTCGACCAAGGCGCTGACCAACATGTTCCTGGCCTTCGCGCTGCTCGCGCTCCAGCTCGGACGGGTGCGCGACCTGTCCCTGGCCGAGGGCAAGCAGCTGATCGCCGCGCTGAGCGAGCTGCCCGACCAGATCCAGCAGATCGTCGAGCGCGAGGACGAGCTCGCGCCGATCGCCGAGCGGCTCGCCGAGGCCGCGAGCCTCTTCTTCATCGGCCGGGTCCGCGGCTACCCGGTGGCGCGGGAGGGGGCCCAGAAGTTCAAGGAGATCAGCTATCGGCACGCCGAGGCCTACCAGACCTCCGAGCTCAAGCACGGTCCGCTGGCGCTGATCTCCACCGAGGTCCCGACCGTCGCGATCGTCCCCGACGACGAGCTGGTGGAGCGCAACGTCGCCGCGCTGCACGAGATCGCCGCCCGCGGCGGTCCGCTGGTCGTGGTGACCCACGAGGGCGTGGACCTCGGCGGGGTGGCGAAGGGCGACTGCTTCCGGATCGACGTGCCCCGCTCGGTGCGGGTGCTCGACCCGATCCTGCTGACCGTGCCGCTGCAGGTGCTCGCCTACCGCGCGGCGCTGCACCTCGGCCTCGACATCGACAAGCCGCGCAACCTGGCCAAGTCGGTCACCGTGGAGTGA
- a CDS encoding NAD(P)/FAD-dependent oxidoreductase yields MTRRLDPTPTRPAPDYDVAVIGAGSAGLQAALTLGRMRRRTIVFGTDRYRNDPAHAMQNFLGHDGTPPAELRAAARKDVEAYASVTFADRGVTRISGAADEFVVEYDGDGPVTVRRIVLATGVVDELPDVPGLAELYGDVVAHCPYCHGHEMADGPIGFLGVGPHTPVLAELIGRLATEVVMLSNGVPREELDPATLAALGGADVRTAAVTGVRRTDDGVAVALADGAEVELHGLFVHPAWRQAAPFPEQLGLETGELGGVLVDIMGATSRPGVYAAGDLAHHRDLPMPMASVLQAAAAGQVAASAADRDLAMADVARRTA; encoded by the coding sequence ATGACCCGACGCCTTGACCCCACCCCCACCCGCCCCGCTCCCGACTACGACGTCGCGGTGATCGGCGCCGGCAGCGCCGGACTGCAGGCCGCCCTCACGTTGGGCCGGATGCGCCGCCGCACGATCGTCTTCGGCACCGACCGCTACCGCAACGACCCGGCGCACGCGATGCAGAACTTCCTCGGCCACGACGGCACCCCGCCGGCCGAGCTGCGCGCCGCCGCCCGCAAGGACGTCGAGGCCTACGCCAGCGTCACCTTCGCCGACCGCGGCGTCACCCGGATCAGCGGCGCCGCCGACGAGTTCGTCGTCGAGTACGACGGCGACGGGCCGGTCACCGTCCGCCGGATCGTGCTCGCCACCGGCGTCGTCGACGAGCTGCCCGACGTCCCCGGCCTCGCCGAGCTGTACGGCGACGTGGTCGCCCACTGCCCCTACTGCCACGGCCACGAGATGGCGGACGGCCCGATCGGCTTCCTCGGCGTGGGTCCGCACACACCCGTGCTGGCCGAGCTGATCGGCCGGCTCGCCACCGAGGTGGTGATGCTCAGCAACGGCGTCCCGCGCGAGGAGCTCGACCCGGCGACCCTGGCCGCGCTCGGCGGCGCCGACGTCCGCACGGCCGCGGTGACCGGCGTGCGTCGTACCGACGACGGGGTGGCGGTGGCACTGGCCGACGGCGCCGAGGTGGAGCTGCACGGCCTCTTCGTGCACCCGGCCTGGCGTCAGGCCGCCCCGTTCCCCGAGCAGCTCGGGCTGGAGACCGGGGAGCTGGGCGGGGTCCTGGTCGACATCATGGGTGCCACCAGCCGTCCCGGCGTGTACGCCGCCGGGGACCTGGCCCACCACCGGGACCTGCCGATGCCGATGGCGTCCGTGCTGCAGGCCGCGGCCGCGGGCCAGGTCGCGGCGTCCGCCGCCGACCGGGACCTCGCGATGGCGGACGTGGCGCGCCGTACCGCCTGA
- a CDS encoding Na+/H+ antiporter NhaC family protein has protein sequence MSDSILSLVPPVLAIVLVISTRKVLLSLGLGVVSAAFLVSDYNPVDTVVRIWEAFSGIFWSDGALNTTYVFILIFTITLGVIAALIMMSGGSQAFSDWAVSRIRSRRGAQLLASVLGVVIFIDDYFNALAVGQVARPVTDRHQVARAKLAYLIDSTSAPVAVLAPFSSWGASIIGIMAPIVAASTLEVSDVEAFIGAAGLNYYAIAAVVTVFIVVGLQIDAGPMRREEVRAVEEGLTYDRSEEIPGELSEDLPIHRPGAKRALVVPFLALVVGVVCGIVWTGYQAGDSLAILDVMANTDVTEALIYGAVLGLATALYYYVRYTAQNPKFDTAVLGRGVLQGAQSMMPAVYILLLAWMLGDLIGELGTGEYLGGLVESADLSPAWLVPVIFVAASAMAFSTGTSWGSFGILLPIAGDIMNSVGEPDLLLPALGAVLAGAVFGDHCSPISDTTILSSTGASCNVITHVTTQLPYALFSAGSALIGYVVLAATGSGWAGFAATIVTLAVGGLVGRRVFPVLESVTGPRPATATGDPA, from the coding sequence ATGAGCGACTCGATCTTGAGCCTGGTGCCTCCGGTGCTGGCCATCGTGCTGGTGATCAGCACCCGCAAGGTGCTGCTGAGCCTCGGCCTCGGCGTGGTGAGCGCCGCGTTCCTGGTCTCCGACTACAACCCGGTCGACACCGTGGTGCGGATCTGGGAGGCGTTCTCCGGCATCTTCTGGTCCGACGGCGCGCTCAACACCACCTACGTCTTCATCCTGATCTTCACGATCACCCTCGGCGTGATCGCGGCGCTGATCATGATGTCCGGCGGCAGCCAGGCGTTCTCGGACTGGGCGGTCTCCCGGATCCGCAGCCGGCGCGGGGCGCAGCTGCTCGCCTCGGTGCTGGGCGTGGTGATCTTCATCGACGACTACTTCAACGCCCTGGCCGTCGGGCAGGTGGCGCGTCCGGTCACCGACCGGCACCAGGTGGCCCGCGCCAAGCTCGCCTACCTGATCGACTCCACCTCCGCGCCGGTCGCCGTGCTGGCTCCCTTCTCCAGCTGGGGCGCCAGCATCATCGGGATCATGGCGCCGATCGTCGCCGCCTCCACCCTGGAGGTCAGCGACGTCGAGGCATTCATCGGCGCGGCCGGGCTCAACTACTACGCGATCGCCGCCGTGGTCACCGTCTTCATCGTGGTCGGCCTGCAGATCGATGCCGGCCCGATGCGACGCGAGGAGGTCCGCGCCGTCGAGGAGGGCCTCACCTACGACCGGTCCGAGGAGATCCCCGGCGAGCTCTCCGAGGACCTGCCGATCCACCGCCCCGGCGCCAAGCGGGCGCTGGTGGTGCCGTTCCTCGCCCTCGTCGTGGGGGTGGTCTGCGGCATCGTGTGGACCGGCTATCAGGCCGGCGACAGCCTCGCGATCCTCGACGTGATGGCCAACACCGACGTCACCGAGGCGCTGATCTACGGCGCCGTCCTCGGCCTCGCCACCGCCCTCTACTACTACGTGCGCTACACCGCGCAGAACCCGAAGTTCGACACCGCGGTGCTCGGCCGTGGGGTGCTGCAGGGTGCCCAGTCGATGATGCCGGCGGTCTACATCCTGCTGCTCGCCTGGATGCTCGGCGACCTGATCGGCGAGCTCGGCACCGGTGAGTACCTGGGCGGCCTGGTGGAGAGCGCCGACCTGTCCCCGGCCTGGCTGGTGCCGGTGATCTTCGTGGCCGCCTCGGCGATGGCCTTCTCCACCGGCACCTCGTGGGGATCGTTCGGCATCCTGCTGCCGATCGCGGGCGACATCATGAACTCCGTCGGCGAGCCCGACCTGCTGCTGCCGGCGCTCGGCGCGGTGCTCGCGGGCGCGGTCTTCGGCGACCACTGCTCGCCGATCTCGGACACCACGATCCTCTCCTCCACCGGAGCCAGCTGCAACGTGATCACCCACGTGACCACCCAGCTGCCCTATGCCCTGTTCTCCGCCGGCTCCGCCCTGATCGGGTACGTCGTGCTCGCGGCGACCGGCAGCGGATGGGCCGGGTTCGCCGCGACGATCGTGACCCTGGCCGTCGGGGGACTGGTGGGACGGCGGGTGTTCCCGGTGCTGGAGTCGGTGACCGGGCCGCGGCCCGCGACCGCGACCGGCGACCCCGCCTGA
- a CDS encoding MerR family transcriptional regulator produces the protein MKSSAGEIRWSIGDLAARFDLPTHVLRHWETKGLLRPRRDSADRRYYVEDDAYRVAVILSSKAAGMSLDQIAGLIDGSTANRHALLVAHLDELDRRQAEIERSRHLTRHALECRAHDVSTCPHFQAHVADIVAGTVVGLPLHRHGHAATSAPAATSAPAATSAPADA, from the coding sequence ATGAAGTCAAGTGCTGGTGAGATCAGGTGGTCGATCGGGGACCTGGCGGCCCGGTTCGACCTGCCGACGCATGTGCTGCGGCACTGGGAGACCAAGGGCCTGCTGCGACCCCGGCGGGACAGCGCGGACCGCCGCTACTACGTGGAGGACGACGCCTACCGGGTGGCGGTGATCCTCTCCAGCAAGGCGGCCGGGATGTCCCTGGACCAGATCGCCGGACTGATCGACGGCAGCACCGCCAACCGGCACGCCCTGCTGGTCGCGCACCTCGACGAGCTGGACCGCCGCCAGGCCGAGATCGAGCGCTCCCGGCACCTGACCCGGCACGCGCTGGAGTGCCGGGCCCACGACGTCTCCACCTGCCCGCACTTCCAGGCGCACGTGGCCGACATCGTGGCCGGCACCGTGGTCGGCCTCCCGCTGCACCGTCACGGCCACGCCGCGACGTCCGCTCCCGCCGCGACGTCCGCTCCCGCCGCGACGTCCGCTCCCGCCGACGCCTGA
- a CDS encoding aggregation-promoting factor C-terminal-like domain-containing protein, giving the protein MPRGAGARAAVGTAALACLSLLGCAPAQEAASPAAPTAPVTSADPDPSSPDASDASGGSAGPTGRERTGAAAQVPDAVILEELRRTAERIAQRLPSAEPTLLPTDVAPDSNRGLGYRLMLDFGFDRTQWPYLDALWHRESGWNHLAENPSSGAYGIPQSLPGTKMAVVGPDWRSNPETQIRWGLAYIAARYGNPEGAWAHSERVNWY; this is encoded by the coding sequence ATGCCGCGGGGGGCTGGTGCGCGTGCCGCTGTCGGTACGGCGGCCCTGGCCTGCCTGTCGCTCCTCGGCTGCGCCCCGGCGCAGGAGGCCGCGTCGCCGGCCGCCCCGACGGCACCGGTGACCTCGGCCGACCCGGACCCGAGCTCACCGGACGCGTCGGACGCGTCGGGCGGGAGCGCCGGCCCGACCGGGCGGGAGCGCACGGGCGCGGCCGCCCAGGTGCCGGATGCGGTGATCCTGGAGGAGCTGCGTCGTACCGCCGAGCGGATCGCGCAGCGGCTGCCCTCGGCCGAGCCCACGCTGCTGCCCACCGACGTCGCCCCGGACTCCAACCGCGGACTCGGCTACCGGCTGATGCTGGACTTCGGGTTCGACCGCACCCAGTGGCCCTACCTGGACGCGCTGTGGCACCGCGAGTCCGGCTGGAACCACCTCGCCGAGAACCCCAGCTCGGGTGCCTACGGCATCCCGCAGTCGCTGCCGGGGACGAAGATGGCCGTGGTCGGTCCCGACTGGCGGAGCAACCCCGAGACCCAGATCCGGTGGGGGCTCGCCTACATCGCGGCCCGGTACGGCAACCCCGAGGGCGCCTGGGCGCACTCGGAGCGGGTGAACTGGTACTGA